The sequence GTATCAGAAAAATCGCTCCGGATTTTGAGCTTGATTACGAATTTATTTTTACAGATTCCCAGACCCTGGATATTACAAATGAAGATCAGGTTAATGCCTTCTTCTACGAAAACAAACCCGACTTTTGTATCAATGCATCGGCTTACACTGCGGTTGATCTGGCAGAAAAAGAAAAAGAAAAAGCATTTGCTGTAAATGCAGATGGTGTTGCACATCTTGCGCAGGCTTGTAAAGATTACAAAACGATTTTCATTCATGTTTCTACAGATTATGTTTTCGATGGCGAAACCAATTTATGCTACTCCGAAGATGATTTTACCAATCCGATCGGGGTGTACGGAGAATCAAAATTAAAGGGTGAGGAATTGGCATTGGAGATCAATCGCAAAACTGTTATTTTAAGAACATCTTGGTTATATTCGGAATTCAATAAAAACTTTGTGAAAACCATGCTCAATCTTTTTTCGCAGAAAGAAGAATTGGGAATCGTTGCCGATCAGTTTGGTCAGCCTACAAATGCAAACGATCTGGCAGAAGCAATCATGGAAATCATCGAAGCGCCACAGAAAACGTACGGAATTTTCCATTTTTCAAATTATCCGGAAACCACCTGGTTCGACTTTGCAAAAAAAATCGCAGAGTTTTCGAAATCTAATATTAAATTAAATCAATTAACAACCGAGCAATATCCGACTCCGGCAAAAAGACCGAAGAGAAGCACCATGTGTCTCGACAAAATTGAAGAAATTTATAAAATAGAACCCAAACATTGGGAAAACAGTCTGGAAGAATGTATAAATATCTTGCACAATAATATATAAAGGATGAAAAAAATAATATTCATTGTTTTTGTTTTTTTAATTCAATTTTTTAACGCACAAAACGTGTACTTAACGAAAGTTGAAAAAACAAATGAAAACACAGACAAATTCTTATATAGAATAAACGAGGAAGTAAAAGATGCAGAATATCTTGGTGAAGTAGAAGTGCAGGGATTTTCAAAAGATGATGCTGAAATTTTTTCGTTACTATATAAGAAAGCAAAAGAAATCGGAGCCAATACATTTTCATTAAAACCTTTCGAAAACATCGATGGTTCTGCTCAGAATTTCAATCCGGCCAATTACAAGCTAAGTTTATATTATTTACCGAAAGAGAAATTATTAAACCAAACTGGCTATTTATATGTATTTGCATCTTCAGAAAAAGACCAGAAAATAAATCTGAATAAACAAGATTATGTCATTTCGCCAAGATCTTACTTAGTGGTTAAAACAATTCCGGGCGTAGTGTATACGATCTCAACAAAAAAACTGTTAGGCTCAACAATAAAAATACAGCCCAAAGAAAATAGTTCCAATCAGTATTTTCAAATCTCATCCACCAAAGTCAAGTCCGACGAAACCGGCGTAGGCGGATTGAATTTGAAAAGCGGGGATATTATCGGATTAGAAAAATCCTACGCAGAATTTTTAAGCACAATATATAATAAAGACAAGCAGAGTAACTAACTCTGCTTTTTATTTCCCCAGAACTCAAATGACAAGCGAAGCTCAAAAGCAATACCTACAAACAAACGCCCATCCTCTCCAACCCATAAACCCTCCCACTCAATAAGGAGCTTGATCCCGCTATCCACTATATCTTTTTGGTTACGGCCTCCGCTTCGCTCCGGCCGCAACCAAAAAGGATGTCGTTCCTATCGGGGCTAGGGTAGCAGCCGGTAATTCAATATTTTTCAATATTAGAAAAAATATTCCCCAAAGTTCGTCATCCTGAAAGGCTCTCAGCATTATATTTCAGATCAATTTTAGATCACTACGAGAAGCGTAGCGATGAAACAATCTCTTTTAAATTATCTAAATCTGCTCAATCTGCTAGATCAGCGAGACATTATCATTACCATTTAATTACCGTTTGTTATTAATTACCAAACATTAGTTTAAAAAAAATAAAATTATTCATTCAGAGACTCAGTAAGTTAAGATTAAATATGAACAAAGGGTAAAATTTATGTTAAATATATTTGGAAGTAAAGGAGGATAAGGTGTACTTTTGCCCCACTGAAAACGAGATGTTAGTAGGTAGCGCAGAAGAGCCTTTAGATGGGCATAGAGATTAGCTCCGGGAGAAATAAACTAGAGAAAAA is a genomic window of Chryseobacterium wanjuense containing:
- the rfbD gene encoding dTDP-4-dehydrorhamnose reductase; the encoded protein is MKKILVVGGNGQLGNCIRKIAPDFELDYEFIFTDSQTLDITNEDQVNAFFYENKPDFCINASAYTAVDLAEKEKEKAFAVNADGVAHLAQACKDYKTIFIHVSTDYVFDGETNLCYSEDDFTNPIGVYGESKLKGEELALEINRKTVILRTSWLYSEFNKNFVKTMLNLFSQKEELGIVADQFGQPTNANDLAEAIMEIIEAPQKTYGIFHFSNYPETTWFDFAKKIAEFSKSNIKLNQLTTEQYPTPAKRPKRSTMCLDKIEEIYKIEPKHWENSLEECINILHNNI